TTCGTACAACATTTGCAAACTTTATTCAAGTATTCTTCGTCTTCATAGCTTGAACTGATGAAGCACAGACTTATCACCAACAGCCCTAGCAAAATATAAGCTCAAATATTCAGAAATAAGGAAGTCCTTGTAAACAGGTGGATTTTCTTCTGATGTCAACTCTTTAATTGGTCCATAGAGCTTTGGGGTTCCAGTAGCATGTCCAGTGAAAAAGCATGCCGCAGAAATCCTTGGAACAGATCCATTGGCGACGACTCTGTGGTCAACACTTTTAAACTTGTTGTTCGATATAACCTGGAGAAAGTCCCCTATATTTACCACCAAGCCTCCAGCAACGGGTTCAACATCAACCCACTGATTTTCATGGAAGACTTGAAGACCACCGATTTGGTCTTGCAAAATTATAGTAAGGAAAGAAGGATCAGAGTGTTTGGTGGCTCCCAAGGTGAGATCTGGCTGGGGGCACGATGCATAGTAGTGGCAAGCTATACTAAATCCTTCAGTGCATCCCATCTCTTTTAAATGTTCAGGTTTCAGTGCTAAAGCCATCGATAACAGTTCAAACAGGGTGTTTCCCAGCTTTGAAACACTTTTTATATATGCCATTGAACTGTCTCTGCAAAACAATTTCATACTTGTTGAAAGGAAAAACAACCATACTTGCTCAATGAAAAACaataccattttttattttacatctGTTATATCTACTGGCTAAAAGCacaacaattaataaattaacttAACAGCTTGTAACTTGGCGGGTTGGCACGTCTGTTAGGAAAAGGGATAGGTGTTAGTGTATAAACACGGGCAAAAACTTCACCCTGAGCTAGCTTTTGGGGTGAGAGAGACCCAATAGTAGTTAACAAATGTATCAGAGCTGATTACAACAATCATACAAAAGTTTATAGGAGTCACCAATTGATATGAAGCTTCAATAAATAACCCGTTGCTCTTTCTAATAACTATTTGTAAGAAGTGTCGAACTAATGGTTCGATGTGGAGGGAGAGATTGTTAGATTATCTCACATTGGTTGGGAAAGAGAGTAAATATTAGTGTTTAAATGTGAGGGAAAGTCTTGCCCCTTGAGCATGCTAATGATCAGTTGACGTGAATGTCCACCGAAAGCTCATCACTTCTTAGGATGAGTGTTTATGAGAATTATTGAACTGATGACTTGATGTATGAGGGAAGGTTATTGGTTGTCCCACATCGGTGCGAAAGGAcatgatttttatattctttcctTACAATATTACAGTGTACTTAACAATTTGTtgtattaaaattcatttgGAAATAGAAGCTATACCTGCAAACTTCTGGTATTTCACTTAGATTGAATTGTTTGGAAGCTAAAGTAGAAATAGCCAAAGTATCCCTCCAATTAGCTGTTGGAGATTGAAAAAGATCTGAATTGCTATAGAATCTGACGTCTCTCTTTGGATCACGAGAATATAGCTCTTTCTTCACCCCAAGGTCTTGTTCGTGGAATCTTCGTGCCCCATGAAGCATTTCTTCTAACACAGTTAAGGGGATCCCATGATTCACAACTTGGAAAAATCCCCATGTCTCGGACGCAACACGGATCTCGTCAACAATATCCTGGAGCCTATCGTCTTTGATGCCATCAAGATCTACGACTGGTACTTGAAAGTTGTGTTGATGACTGGTCAACTCCTCCTCGGCTAGTTCATCCGCTGGTCGAATGAATATCCTGGGAATTTTCACAATCCCGGAGTCTACCAATCCTTTAACTCCAGCTTTTGTGTCATCAAAACTCTTAAGCTCTTCAGCTCTTTCATAATCTGATGGTTTACTGGCATTTGACATGTCCATATTCTGGTTCATTCATACAACAAAGATGGTGAGAATGAAGATAATTAATAATGGTGAAGTTTATGGACCGTCACTGAGATTTATATTGACATTGTTACATCTTGTTATCTTCTAAAGTCAagtaatgaataaataattaaaaggaaaTTTAAATTGTTCCGTATTTATCGCATGTTATTAATAGAGACAAGTCTTGTAAGGTTTGTTTGACTTTTcagaaggccaaatgactatgtcccacccaacttttgatgatGCCACCCTTAAAGTTTGGAAAAGCGGATTTTTTATTCATGTTGCAATgtcaacaattaattttaacgaTAAGATCAAATggtgtttatgttattttattcaaatattattataaaattataataaaatgttattttattttcaagcattaaattattatattaacacCCTTGCTAGAATGagttatgaataatattttaaggacataaatattatatttataaacttatt
Above is a genomic segment from Mangifera indica cultivar Alphonso chromosome 3, CATAS_Mindica_2.1, whole genome shotgun sequence containing:
- the LOC123212245 gene encoding 1-aminocyclopropane-1-carboxylate oxidase homolog 1-like; the encoded protein is MNQNMDMSNASKPSDYERAEELKSFDDTKAGVKGLVDSGIVKIPRIFIRPADELAEEELTSHQHNFQVPVVDLDGIKDDRLQDIVDEIRVASETWGFFQVVNHGIPLTVLEEMLHGARRFHEQDLGVKKELYSRDPKRDVRFYSNSDLFQSPTANWRDTLAISTLASKQFNLSEIPEVCRDSSMAYIKSVSKLGNTLFELLSMALALKPEHLKEMGCTEGFSIACHYYASCPQPDLTLGATKHSDPSFLTIILQDQIGGLQVFHENQWVDVEPVAGGLVVNIGDFLQVISNNKFKSVDHRVVANGSVPRISAACFFTGHATGTPKLYGPIKELTSEENPPVYKDFLISEYLSLYFARAVGDKSVLHQFKL